The Elusimicrobiota bacterium DNA segment AGCGCCGTGCCGATGCACTCGCGCGGGCTGTCGAGCATGCAGATGCGGCCCTTGTACTTCTCGTCCCAGAGGTCCCACCAGGACGTGGGCGGCTTGGCGACCAGCTTCTTGTTGAAGCCGATGCCGGTGGTGCCCCAGAGGTAGGGGACGCTGAACTCCTGGTCCGGGTCGTAGGGCGTGCGCAGGAATCTCGGGTCGATGTTGAGGAGGTTCTTGACGTCCGCCATGGGGATGGGCGCGATGAGGTTGCCGGCCCGCAGGCGCGGCAGCAGGTAGTCGGTGGCCACGATGAGGTCGTAGCCCATGGCCCCGGAGCGCAGCTTGGCGAACATCTCCTCCTCGTCGGCGAACACGTCGTAGTTCACCTTGATGCCCGTCTCCTTGGTGAAGCTCGGCAAGGTGTCCTTGGCGATGTAGGAGGACCAGTTGAAGAAATTGACCACCCGGTCGGTCTCTTTCTTGGCGCAGGCCAGCAGCCCCGACACCAGGGGGCCCGCTGCCGGCAGCAGCAGCCCCAGGCGCAGGAAGTCCCGCCGGGTCAGGCTTGATTCAGCCACGGGCGGGCGGCTCCAGGAGCAGGATGTCGCCCCAGCGGATGTCGGCCCAGACCGGCGTGCCGTCGCGGCGCTGGGCCTGATGGCGCGCGTCCATGGACGCGGCGAGCACGGTCTTCTCCGACTTCGTGAAGAGAGATAGGAACATCTGGGTCTCGTCGCCCAGGTTGATGGTGTCGGCCAGGCGCGCGGGCAAAGACACGCAGTCGCCCCGCAAAGGCAGTTCTTCCTCGTAGCGCACGTGGATGCGCTCCGGCCGCACGGCCACGCAGAGCTCCCCTCCTTCCGGGACGGCGGGCGGCTCGGAGCAGGGCAATTCCAGATCGATCTCTCCTTCGATGCGGATGCTCGCGCAGCCGTCGTGGAAGCGCAGCAGGCGCCCGGACAGGATGTTGGCCGAGCCCATGAAGTCCGCCACGAAGCTGGTGCGCGGCTTATGATACACCTCGGCGGGAGTGCCGACCTGCTCGATGTGGCCCTGGTGGAAGACGATGATCCTGTCGGACATGGCCATGGCCTCGTCCTGGTCGTGCGTCACGTAGACGAAAGCGATGCCCAGGCGCCTCTGGATGGCCTTGAGCTCGAGCTGCATCTCACGCCGCAGCTTGAGGTCCAGGGCTCCCAGCGGCTCGTCGAGCAGCAACAGGGCGGGGCGCCCCACGATCGCGCGCGCCAGGGCGATGCGCTGCATCTGGCCGCCGGAAAGGGCGGTGGTGCGGCGGGCTTCGAAGCCGGAGAGCTTGACCAGGGCCAGGGCTTCCAGGACCCGGCTCTTGACCTCGCTTTCGGGCAGCTTTCGGATACGCAGGCCGAAGGCCACGTTGTCGAAGACGCTATAGTGCGGGAAGAGGGCGTAGTGCTGGAAGACCGTGTGCACGTCGCGGCGGTAGGGCGGCAGGTCGGTCACGTCGGCCCCCCGCAGCAGGACCCGGCCGCCGTCGGGCTGCTCGAAGCCCGCGATGATGCGCAGAGTCGTGGTCT contains these protein-coding regions:
- a CDS encoding spermidine/putrescine ABC transporter substrate-binding protein; this translates as MAESSLTRRDFLRLGLLLPAAGPLVSGLLACAKKETDRVVNFFNWSSYIAKDTLPSFTKETGIKVNYDVFADEEEMFAKLRSGAMGYDLIVATDYLLPRLRAGNLIAPIPMADVKNLLNIDPRFLRTPYDPDQEFSVPYLWGTTGIGFNKKLVAKPPTSWWDLWDEKYKGRICMLDSPRECIGTALLLKGHPETTGVEKDFEEAKELLLKQKPLVKQYTSATYVDSLVAGEAALAMAYSGDVLQAVKENPHLDYALPKEGGYMWVDSMCLLRGAPHLADSVRLIDYLLRPEVAAEICNAVRYGSPNAAARAKIDPAVLKDRRIFPPPEVARGLRYHTPPDPEAYVLWNETWSDVKAL
- a CDS encoding ABC transporter ATP-binding protein, whose translation is MPDGPLLEIIGVTKSFGATRVLTGISLTVGHGEFLTLLGPSGCGKTTTLRIIAGFEQPDGGRVLLRGADVTDLPPYRRDVHTVFQHYALFPHYSVFDNVAFGLRIRKLPESEVKSRVLEALALVKLSGFEARRTTALSGGQMQRIALARAIVGRPALLLLDEPLGALDLKLRREMQLELKAIQRRLGIAFVYVTHDQDEAMAMSDRIIVFHQGHIEQVGTPAEVYHKPRTSFVADFMGSANILSGRLLRFHDGCASIRIEGEIDLELPCSEPPAVPEGGELCVAVRPERIHVRYEEELPLRGDCVSLPARLADTINLGDETQMFLSLFTKSEKTVLAASMDARHQAQRRDGTPVWADIRWGDILLLEPPARG